In one Modestobacter sp. L9-4 genomic region, the following are encoded:
- a CDS encoding NtaA/DmoA family FMN-dependent monooxygenase (This protein belongs to a clade of FMN-dependent monooxygenases, within a broader family of flavin-dependent oxidoreductases, the luciferase-like monooxygenase (LMM) family, some of whose members use coenzyme F420 rather than FMN.), translated as MTKQVHKQVHLAAHFPGVNNTTVWSDPAAGSHIEFESFRRFAQAAERGKFDFMFLAEGLRLREQNGAIYDLDVVGRPDTFTVLAAVAAVTEHLGLAGTINSTFNEPYEVAREFATLDHLSGGRAAWNVVTSWDAFTGENFRRGGFLPQDQRYERARTFLATAMELLDSWRGDEIVADKETGEFLRTPTPGRFAHSDAHFDISGQFDVPRSPQGRPVVFQAGDSDEGREFAASGADAIFSRHGTKEAGQAFYADVKGRLAKYGRTPEELLILPAATFVVADTDAEAAELAAEVRKQQVSGQTALRKLEEVWNRDLSGYDPDGPLPEVDPLVGENTVAKGRASVRMNRDPLAVAVAWREQAEAKGLSIRELMIEVSSRQNFIGSPATVADQIDDLVQSDASDGFILVPHITPGGLDVFVDTVVPLLQERGVHRTDYTGTTLRDHLGLAPLGGTA; from the coding sequence ATGACCAAGCAGGTGCACAAGCAGGTCCATCTGGCCGCGCACTTCCCCGGCGTCAACAACACCACCGTGTGGAGCGACCCCGCCGCCGGCAGCCACATCGAGTTCGAGTCGTTCCGCCGCTTCGCCCAGGCCGCCGAGCGCGGGAAGTTCGACTTCATGTTCCTCGCCGAGGGCCTGCGGCTGCGGGAGCAGAACGGCGCGATCTACGACCTCGACGTCGTCGGCCGCCCCGACACCTTCACCGTGCTCGCCGCCGTGGCCGCGGTCACCGAGCACCTCGGGCTGGCCGGCACGATCAACTCCACGTTCAACGAGCCCTACGAGGTGGCCCGGGAGTTCGCGACGCTGGACCACCTCTCCGGCGGCCGGGCCGCGTGGAACGTCGTCACCTCGTGGGACGCCTTCACCGGGGAGAACTTCCGCCGCGGTGGCTTCCTGCCGCAGGACCAGCGCTACGAGCGGGCGCGCACGTTCCTGGCCACGGCCATGGAGCTGCTCGACTCCTGGCGCGGTGACGAGATCGTGGCCGACAAGGAGACCGGGGAGTTCCTGCGCACGCCCACCCCCGGCCGGTTCGCCCACTCCGACGCGCACTTCGACATCAGCGGCCAGTTCGACGTCCCGCGCAGCCCGCAGGGCCGCCCCGTCGTCTTCCAGGCCGGTGACTCCGACGAGGGCCGCGAGTTCGCCGCCTCGGGTGCGGACGCCATCTTCAGCCGGCACGGCACCAAGGAGGCCGGGCAGGCCTTCTACGCCGACGTCAAGGGCCGGCTGGCGAAGTACGGCCGGACGCCCGAGGAGCTGCTGATCCTCCCGGCGGCCACCTTCGTCGTCGCCGACACCGACGCCGAGGCCGCCGAGCTCGCCGCCGAGGTGCGCAAGCAGCAGGTGTCGGGGCAGACAGCGCTGCGCAAGCTGGAGGAGGTCTGGAACCGCGACCTGTCCGGCTACGACCCCGACGGCCCGCTGCCCGAGGTCGACCCGCTGGTCGGGGAGAACACCGTGGCCAAGGGCCGGGCCAGCGTGCGGATGAACCGCGACCCGCTCGCCGTCGCCGTCGCCTGGCGGGAGCAGGCCGAGGCCAAGGGGCTTTCAATCCGCGAGCTGATGATCGAGGTCAGCAGCCGGCAGAACTTCATCGGCAGCCCGGCCACGGTCGCCGACCAGATCGACGACCTCGTGCAGTCCGACGCCAGCGACGGCTTCATCCTCGTCCCGCACATCACCCCCGGCGGGCTGGACGTCTTCGTCGACACCGTCGTCCCACTGCTGCAGGAGCGCGGCGTGCACCGCACCGACTACACCGGGACGACGCTGCGCGACCACCTCGGCCTGGCCCCGCTCGGCGGCACCGCGTGA
- a CDS encoding LLM class flavin-dependent oxidoreductase, giving the protein MPTPLHLAVALDGAGWHPAAWREPDARPTELLTPGYWVDLVTEAERGLLDLVTFEDAFALQSGDRWAPDERTDQVRGRLDAVQVAARVAPLTRSIGLVPTAVVTHTEPFHLSKAIATLDFVSTGRAGVRVRVGALPAEAAHIGRRQLPDLRELDPADPVAQAGLRELFDEAADWVEVLRRLWDSWEDGAEVRDVATGRFVDVGKLHYVDFAGPHFSVRGPSITPRPPQGQPLVAALAHQAVPYELVGRSADLGFVTPTDAADAARILAEIRTAQAAAGRAEETVHVLGDLVVFLDEDEATARSRKDRLDERAGSEYTSDAAVFVGTPSGLADLVADWTQAGLSGLRLRPATLPHDLRQVTTALVPELQRRGLFRTAYEASTLRGLLGLPRPANRYAAV; this is encoded by the coding sequence GTGCCCACCCCCCTCCACCTCGCCGTCGCCCTCGACGGCGCCGGCTGGCACCCTGCCGCCTGGCGCGAGCCCGACGCCCGCCCCACCGAGCTGCTCACCCCCGGCTACTGGGTCGACCTGGTCACCGAGGCCGAGCGCGGCCTGCTCGACCTGGTCACCTTCGAGGACGCCTTCGCGCTGCAGTCCGGCGACCGCTGGGCCCCCGACGAGCGCACCGACCAGGTGCGCGGCCGGCTCGACGCCGTCCAGGTCGCCGCCCGGGTCGCGCCGCTGACCCGGTCCATCGGGCTGGTGCCGACCGCCGTGGTCACCCACACCGAGCCCTTCCACCTGTCCAAGGCGATCGCCACGCTGGACTTCGTCAGCACCGGCCGCGCCGGTGTCCGGGTCCGGGTCGGCGCGCTGCCGGCCGAGGCCGCGCACATCGGCCGCCGGCAGCTGCCCGACCTGCGCGAGCTGGACCCCGCCGACCCGGTCGCCCAGGCCGGACTGCGCGAGCTGTTCGACGAGGCCGCCGACTGGGTCGAGGTGCTCCGCCGGCTCTGGGACAGCTGGGAGGACGGCGCCGAGGTCCGCGACGTCGCCACCGGCCGCTTCGTCGACGTCGGCAAGCTGCACTACGTGGACTTCGCCGGCCCGCACTTCTCCGTCCGCGGTCCCTCGATCACCCCGCGCCCCCCGCAGGGCCAGCCGCTGGTGGCCGCACTCGCGCACCAGGCCGTGCCCTACGAGCTGGTCGGCCGCAGCGCCGACCTCGGCTTCGTGACGCCCACCGACGCCGCCGACGCAGCCCGCATCCTGGCCGAGATCCGCACCGCGCAGGCCGCGGCCGGGCGCGCGGAGGAGACCGTGCACGTCCTCGGCGACCTCGTCGTGTTCCTGGACGAGGACGAGGCCACCGCCCGCTCCCGCAAGGACCGCCTCGACGAGCGGGCGGGATCGGAGTACACCAGCGACGCCGCCGTCTTCGTCGGGACGCCGTCCGGCCTGGCCGACCTGGTCGCCGACTGGACGCAGGCCGGGCTGTCCGGGCTGCGGCTGCGGCCGGCCACGCTGCCGCACGACCTGCGCCAGGTCACCACCGCGCTGGTGCCCGAGCTGCAGCGCCGCGGCCTGTTCCGCACCGCCTACGAGGCGTCCACCCTGCGCGGCCTGCTCGGGCTGCCGCGCCCCGCCAACCGCTACGCCGCGGTCTGA
- a CDS encoding FAD/NAD(P)-binding domain-containing protein has protein sequence MSVRPHSRTSSPSVAVVGAGPTAIGLLERLIASAPELSGSERLQVHLVDPHPPGGGRVWRAAQPSLLWANSLAADVTVVPDPSVTVEGPVGEGSTLWQWVEAVGRALPAGDPIGDEARRLAPNGFPSRPLVNAYLGWVLAQVVESARPWADVHLHTGTAVDVRVADDGVTVVLADGREVSADRAVLAQGHLDAHATDEEAATARRAAAAGATYLPTAYTADLDLSVLAPGEPVLVRGAGLAFTDLMVLLTSGRGGQFTPDGDRLRYLPSGSEPVLHVGSRRGVPYRAKLGYVWAGPPVPLQFFTPAAVDAQFGDRPLDLRADLAPVIARELGWAHYTELFRAHPERTALPWAEFAERYAATDDPVAVAALVQAAVPDPADRFDLAARDRPLAGARSADAEALQETVRDLVRADLTRSADPAHSADAAVFTALLYCHGTLAGLVGAGRLTPRSEAEDVSGWWMNLFSYLASGPPAPRLAELLALSEAGVLRFLGADAQFELDTAAGVFRARSASVEGTVEARAMVEARVPAPSVAATPDQLVTALLTRGVAAEKVLADPTAPGGVRSTGRLHVDADQRVVDATGQAQERLFALGFWTSGAQVAAFARPRTNAPFFRQNDALARRLWRALVPAAVPAAA, from the coding sequence TCGGGCTCCGAGCGCCTGCAGGTGCACCTCGTCGACCCGCACCCGCCGGGTGGTGGCCGCGTGTGGCGCGCCGCCCAGCCCTCCCTGCTGTGGGCCAACTCCCTGGCCGCCGACGTCACCGTCGTGCCCGACCCGTCGGTCACCGTCGAGGGCCCGGTGGGCGAGGGCTCCACGCTGTGGCAGTGGGTCGAGGCCGTCGGCCGCGCCCTGCCCGCCGGTGACCCGATCGGCGACGAGGCCCGGCGTCTCGCGCCGAACGGCTTCCCGTCCCGGCCGCTGGTCAACGCCTACCTCGGCTGGGTGCTCGCCCAGGTCGTCGAGTCCGCCCGCCCTTGGGCCGACGTGCACCTGCACACCGGCACCGCCGTCGACGTCCGGGTGGCCGACGACGGCGTGACCGTGGTGCTCGCCGACGGCCGCGAGGTGTCCGCCGACCGCGCCGTCCTGGCCCAGGGCCACCTGGACGCGCACGCCACCGACGAGGAGGCCGCGACCGCCCGGCGCGCGGCCGCGGCCGGCGCCACCTACCTGCCCACGGCCTACACCGCCGACCTGGACCTGTCGGTCCTGGCGCCGGGGGAGCCGGTGCTCGTCCGTGGGGCGGGGCTGGCCTTCACCGACCTGATGGTGCTGCTGACCAGCGGGCGCGGCGGGCAGTTCACCCCCGACGGGGACCGGCTGCGCTACCTGCCCTCGGGCAGTGAGCCGGTGCTGCACGTCGGCTCCCGCCGCGGGGTGCCCTACCGCGCCAAGCTCGGCTACGTCTGGGCCGGCCCGCCGGTGCCGCTGCAGTTCTTCACCCCGGCCGCCGTGGACGCGCAGTTCGGCGACCGCCCGCTGGACCTGCGCGCCGACCTGGCCCCGGTGATCGCCCGCGAGCTGGGCTGGGCGCACTACACCGAGCTGTTCCGCGCCCACCCCGAGCGGACGGCGCTGCCCTGGGCGGAGTTCGCCGAGCGGTACGCCGCCACCGACGACCCGGTCGCGGTGGCCGCGCTGGTGCAGGCCGCCGTCCCCGACCCGGCCGACCGCTTCGACCTGGCCGCCCGCGACCGCCCGCTGGCCGGGGCCCGGTCCGCCGACGCCGAGGCGCTGCAGGAGACGGTGCGCGACCTGGTGCGCGCCGACCTGACCCGCTCGGCGGACCCCGCCCACAGCGCCGACGCCGCCGTCTTCACCGCGCTGCTGTACTGCCACGGCACCCTCGCCGGGCTGGTCGGCGCCGGGCGGCTGACGCCCCGCTCGGAGGCCGAGGACGTCTCCGGCTGGTGGATGAACCTCTTCAGCTACCTGGCCAGCGGACCGCCCGCTCCCCGGCTGGCCGAGCTGCTGGCGCTGTCGGAGGCCGGCGTGCTGCGCTTCCTCGGCGCCGACGCGCAGTTCGAGCTCGACACCGCCGCCGGGGTGTTCCGCGCCCGGTCCGCGAGCGTCGAGGGCACCGTCGAGGCCCGCGCGATGGTCGAGGCCCGGGTGCCCGCGCCTTCGGTCGCCGCCACCCCCGACCAGCTGGTCACCGCCCTGCTCACCCGCGGCGTGGCCGCGGAGAAGGTGCTCGCCGACCCCACCGCCCCCGGCGGGGTCCGCAGCACCGGACGGCTGCACGTCGACGCCGACCAGCGGGTCGTCGACGCGACCGGCCAGGCTCAGGAGCGCCTGTTCGCCCTCGGCTTCTGGACCTCCGGTGCGCAGGTCGCCGCCTTCGCCCGGCCCCGCACCAACGCCCCCTTCTTCCGGCAGAACGACGCGCTCGCCCGCCGGCTGTGGCGCGCGCTCGTCCCCGCCGCCGTCCCCGCCGCCGCCTGA